The proteins below come from a single Agrobacterium vitis genomic window:
- a CDS encoding SIR2 family NAD-dependent protein deacylase, with amino-acid sequence MIFTPLGPDFPEDLINDLLEGSVVFLCGAGVSAPQLPTFANLVRRVYESVGEERNGAEEHAFAVGRYEEALGALSRRLVRADDVIDATAEILQVPAEPDIAHHAVILRLSSDSVGRPALVTTNFDTFFERALMLSHTPEFAAEESAAGQDIPAPGSSRFHGIVHLHGRLADPELGLSQTELVLTSAQYGEAYLRAGWAARFLFDLTRCRTLVLVGYTASDAPVRYILTVLEGDRERFSDLRKVYALGSANGNAEAAAAPWQSLAVEPLLFQPAEGDEYAPLWTSLGQLADLVENPDAWRRETIARVAAKAVTNADDHDKRSLKWSLTGRSDLVELFIDHCVDPEWFEIVSTEVKSFGNRAMAWMLARWFGREWTDRQRFATAIKYVNLDLACLAEALWVELDRNRPDGALWEKAWRLLAESAAEQSRDNLDEFRLRHRLARPFIPETDLVRLVAATGPRLQIDAGFRGDELPEVPDKLSDIARFSMEAERYDVLRDVLASPVGQAPNVVRLLQCASERLISRLRTARDAELIGDTFDTTDWGVPSVTRHRQNAHRGGFVHLTELITGALPAAIQADAATVRRLVSQWADEDFNLLTRLWMHGLTHAALYSPDEAINGLATCNAKAFWSFAQEFVSVTRAQLASASAGSIARLIGRVTSEGPLRYGDAQEVQADVDWPARARDRDIWLRLTAISEHAQLHEAAVFLLEEIRGRREYLAREIDERDQFRGWSSGVRSVRGKTARLLSAEPSERLSVADELEVSHDIEEREGWPEYCREDPAGAFAALLARPLDLALAPRWNTWLQILPYGGEEANQETIAAFQQAIDVLDGAMPDFFAAVSGPLASIAERATRLGLNLPGTWWDRLWGAAETEQAPDWGDEWELYDRVINSAGGALAEALLQSLSDQRQSGQDLRAKDLARLEHMIASETYAGTMGRGACARYLGFVFSISPQVANGRLRHYLAAEDDSGLRLRAVLVEYNSFTIDAETAFSDLILQGIRESKQKDVSAANAASHLVRAVVASFDNPDVPRGITGQQARQTLRSASNEIRTGAITIMANWLEELDEAERGTAWKNLYGPAFAALWPRDRAYLSNDVSKEILSLAAAAGDAFQTAVAALLPYVSVLSDDWINLHDLTRHDNQLAAADPGSTLDILWAACRPPCIGRSSDINPLLDAIVTANPALAIDRRVQKLRLRAVNY; translated from the coding sequence ATGATTTTTACCCCCCTTGGGCCTGACTTTCCTGAAGACCTGATCAACGACCTGCTTGAAGGTAGTGTGGTTTTTCTGTGCGGCGCGGGGGTCAGTGCCCCGCAACTTCCGACGTTCGCCAACCTCGTTCGCCGGGTCTACGAAAGCGTAGGCGAGGAACGAAACGGTGCGGAAGAGCACGCGTTTGCGGTTGGCCGATACGAAGAGGCATTGGGGGCTTTATCTCGGCGCCTCGTCCGCGCCGACGATGTGATCGATGCGACCGCCGAGATCCTTCAGGTTCCGGCGGAACCTGATATTGCCCACCACGCCGTCATACTTCGTCTCTCCAGTGACAGCGTTGGCCGGCCTGCACTCGTCACCACCAACTTCGACACATTTTTCGAACGGGCGCTCATGCTGTCGCATACGCCTGAGTTCGCGGCGGAGGAGAGCGCGGCCGGGCAAGACATTCCGGCACCCGGAAGCAGCAGGTTCCATGGTATCGTGCACTTGCATGGACGTCTGGCTGATCCGGAGCTCGGTCTGTCTCAAACCGAGTTGGTGTTGACTAGTGCCCAATATGGTGAAGCGTACCTCCGCGCTGGCTGGGCCGCCCGTTTCCTCTTCGATCTCACACGTTGTCGCACCCTTGTCCTGGTCGGCTATACTGCTAGCGACGCGCCAGTTCGCTATATTCTCACCGTTCTCGAGGGCGACCGTGAACGGTTTTCGGATTTGCGGAAGGTGTATGCCCTCGGTTCGGCGAATGGGAATGCTGAGGCGGCGGCAGCGCCATGGCAGTCACTTGCCGTCGAGCCACTCCTGTTCCAGCCAGCGGAAGGAGACGAGTACGCGCCGCTCTGGACGAGCCTCGGTCAGTTGGCCGATCTTGTTGAGAATCCGGACGCGTGGCGGCGCGAGACGATTGCCAGAGTTGCGGCAAAGGCTGTCACGAATGCGGATGACCACGACAAGCGCTCGCTGAAATGGTCGTTGACCGGACGCTCTGACCTTGTCGAGCTATTCATCGACCATTGTGTCGATCCCGAGTGGTTTGAGATTGTCTCAACCGAAGTGAAATCGTTCGGCAATCGCGCCATGGCCTGGATGCTCGCTCGTTGGTTTGGTCGCGAATGGACGGACCGTCAGCGGTTTGCAACTGCTATAAAATACGTCAATCTAGATCTTGCCTGCCTTGCAGAGGCATTGTGGGTTGAACTGGATCGGAACCGCCCTGATGGAGCGCTTTGGGAGAAGGCTTGGCGTCTGCTGGCAGAAAGTGCAGCTGAGCAGTCGCGCGACAACCTTGATGAATTCCGATTGCGGCACAGGCTCGCCCGCCCTTTCATACCGGAAACAGATCTAGTGCGCCTGGTTGCGGCGACCGGGCCTCGGCTTCAAATAGATGCGGGGTTCCGCGGAGATGAGCTTCCCGAAGTGCCAGACAAGCTCTCTGACATCGCCCGCTTCTCTATGGAGGCCGAACGTTATGACGTTCTCAGAGACGTGCTTGCCTCGCCAGTCGGTCAAGCGCCGAACGTCGTGCGATTGCTTCAATGTGCAAGCGAGAGACTTATCAGTCGCCTCCGGACAGCTCGGGATGCCGAGCTGATTGGCGATACCTTCGATACAACGGACTGGGGAGTTCCGTCCGTTACGCGCCATCGACAGAATGCTCACCGCGGTGGTTTTGTGCACCTTACGGAGCTTATTACGGGAGCGCTGCCTGCAGCGATACAAGCCGACGCGGCGACGGTGCGGCGCCTCGTCTCGCAATGGGCGGACGAAGACTTCAACTTACTTACTCGTCTTTGGATGCATGGACTGACGCATGCGGCTCTTTATTCTCCAGATGAGGCAATTAACGGCCTGGCGACGTGTAACGCAAAGGCGTTCTGGTCATTCGCGCAGGAGTTTGTCTCAGTAACCAGGGCGCAGCTTGCTAGTGCAAGTGCCGGGTCAATAGCGCGCTTGATTGGGCGGGTGACCAGCGAAGGACCGCTGAGATACGGAGACGCGCAGGAAGTACAAGCCGACGTGGATTGGCCCGCTCGGGCTCGCGATCGTGATATCTGGCTGCGGCTGACTGCGATCAGCGAACACGCACAACTTCATGAAGCGGCTGTCTTCCTTCTTGAGGAAATCCGTGGCCGACGCGAATATCTGGCGCGAGAGATCGATGAACGAGATCAGTTTCGGGGATGGAGCTCTGGCGTCAGGTCGGTGCGAGGTAAGACAGCACGGCTGCTCTCCGCCGAACCAAGCGAACGCCTATCGGTTGCTGACGAACTCGAAGTCAGCCATGACATCGAAGAGCGAGAGGGATGGCCTGAATACTGCCGGGAGGATCCCGCAGGAGCGTTTGCCGCACTTCTTGCTCGGCCACTGGATCTGGCACTTGCGCCGCGCTGGAATACCTGGCTGCAGATCCTTCCTTATGGAGGCGAGGAAGCCAATCAGGAAACGATTGCCGCCTTTCAGCAAGCGATTGATGTGCTGGACGGTGCAATGCCAGATTTTTTCGCCGCGGTAAGTGGGCCGCTCGCGAGCATTGCAGAGCGTGCGACTAGACTGGGGCTCAACCTTCCGGGTACATGGTGGGATCGTCTATGGGGCGCTGCTGAAACGGAGCAAGCCCCAGATTGGGGCGACGAATGGGAACTTTACGACAGGGTCATCAACTCGGCAGGAGGAGCACTCGCTGAAGCATTGCTCCAGTCCTTAAGCGATCAAAGACAAAGTGGACAGGATCTCCGCGCCAAAGATCTCGCACGCCTTGAACATATGATCGCGTCGGAGACCTACGCAGGCACTATGGGCAGAGGCGCCTGCGCGCGCTACCTCGGTTTCGTTTTTAGTATTTCACCACAGGTCGCCAATGGTCGATTGCGGCATTATTTGGCCGCCGAAGACGATAGCGGCCTGAGGCTGCGGGCTGTTCTTGTGGAATACAACAGCTTCACAATCGATGCGGAGACCGCCTTTTCCGATCTCATTTTGCAAGGGATCCGTGAAAGCAAGCAGAAGGATGTTTCTGCGGCGAATGCGGCCTCCCATCTTGTTCGCGCAGTTGTTGCATCGTTCGACAATCCGGACGTGCCGCGGGGTATCACGGGGCAGCAGGCACGTCAGACGCTTCGGAGCGCATCAAACGAGATCCGGACGGGGGCTATCACAATTATGGCGAATTGGCTCGAGGAGCTCGATGAAGCTGAGCGAGGTACGGCGTGGAAGAACCTCTACGGTCCTGCGTTCGCAGCGCTATGGCCTCGGGATCGTGCGTATCTATCGAATGACGTGAGTAAGGAGATCTTATCGCTCGCAGCGGCGGCAGGCGACGCTTTCCAAACTGCCGTTGCGGCCTTGCTTCCCTACGTCAGCGTGCTTTCGGACGACTGGATCAATCTCCATGACCTAACCAGGCATGACAATCAACTTGCGGCAGCCGATCCTGGTTCTACCCTCGACATCCTCTGGGCGGCATGCCGGCCCCCATGTATCGGCCGCTCGTCAGATATAAACCCGCTTCTGGATGCCATTGTCACGGCAAACCCGGCCCTTGCCATAGACAGACGTGTTCAAAAGTTGCGACTGAGAGCAGTGAACTATTGA
- a CDS encoding restriction endonuclease, with product MPLITAKVPDSWEELEDTIQATLAECGMKATRQATIKLPRGSVDVDVLAEETVDGMTSVTVCECKNWKARIPKEIVHAFRTVMQETGANKGYTISREGLQSGAIEAAEATNIHLVTFEQFQERYFEKWYRNRLWAIEDAIKNFYTYYEPLGQPGFHLLTTDDERAAYGEVAQFSPPQAPMLNDPRARLFGQRSGEKAIPDPRIAAVQIFVD from the coding sequence ATGCCCCTGATTACGGCGAAAGTCCCGGACAGTTGGGAAGAGCTTGAGGATACGATCCAGGCAACCCTTGCCGAATGCGGAATGAAAGCCACGAGGCAGGCGACGATCAAGTTGCCGCGCGGAAGCGTCGATGTCGATGTGCTGGCCGAGGAAACCGTGGATGGGATGACCAGCGTCACGGTTTGCGAATGCAAGAACTGGAAAGCCAGGATTCCAAAAGAAATCGTGCATGCATTTCGAACAGTCATGCAGGAGACCGGCGCTAATAAAGGCTACACCATCTCTCGGGAAGGCTTGCAGTCAGGTGCGATCGAGGCGGCTGAGGCAACCAACATACACCTGGTCACGTTTGAGCAATTCCAGGAGCGGTACTTCGAAAAATGGTATCGCAATCGGCTTTGGGCGATCGAAGACGCGATCAAGAATTTCTACACATACTACGAGCCGCTTGGACAGCCTGGATTTCATCTTCTTACGACGGATGACGAACGCGCCGCCTATGGCGAGGTAGCGCAATTCAGCCCTCCGCAAGCGCCGATGCTGAATGATCCAAGAGCGCGTCTATTTGGACAGCGTAGCGGGGAGAAGGCAATCCCCGATCCAAGGATTGCAGCGGTCCAGATTTTCGTCGATTAA
- a CDS encoding DEAD/DEAH box helicase, giving the protein MPTTGTTSLQPSAFERLGQPIRRWIWAQKWQRLRDVQEKAIPAVLAGGDVVISARTAAGKTEAAIMPLLTRVLDDDGRDGFRILYVSPLKALINDQYRRLEPLCEACDIPLHKWHGDVSADAKSRARKNPSGVVLITPESLEALLVRRGKEIRFLFSSLEAVVIDELHAFIGTERGMQLQSILNRIEIECGRERIDRVGLSATLGDMRLAADALRPAGGANVVVIEGNDEGNGLKLQIRGYYEKEEAPKDDGDENDEAPPDKEADERHGIPERLADDLFRFLRGHRNLLFGGSRERVELYADRLRLMCEENRVPNEFFPHHGSLSKAEREDVELRLRDDPRPTTAVATTTLELGIDIGDVESVAQIGPGFSVSSLRQRLGRSGRRAGSPAVMRMFVIERNPGRGQHPLERLNLGLVQSIAMIECLKDGWCEPPAPTGVHLSTLVHQILALILQKGGVSPQAAWKILCDRGPFKSVDRTTFADLLRCMASEENKLVEQSPEGLLMIGEFGERITEAHDFYPVFSTEREYRIMHDARTLGTYPLDSAIRSGETLIFAGRRWQVLEVDDASRVITVKPTRGGKPPRFSGNVGGLHDRIALEMKRVLESSEQYAYIDRVAVEMLGSARACFGELGLATRSILPYADGALVLPWIGTRKLNTLALAFLSRDFRTAQYQHSLELQDCDPEGVSQCLKRWAAGDVPTINALMTGVARPNLARFDNHLSWDLMTMVTVRERLDYGALQEIAISLCGDHQAKSEM; this is encoded by the coding sequence ATGCCGACGACGGGGACGACGAGCTTGCAACCCTCCGCCTTTGAGCGTCTCGGCCAACCAATCCGGCGCTGGATCTGGGCACAGAAATGGCAGCGGCTGAGGGACGTTCAGGAGAAGGCGATACCCGCCGTTCTCGCGGGCGGCGACGTCGTCATATCCGCCCGCACGGCTGCGGGAAAGACGGAAGCCGCGATCATGCCGCTGTTGACCCGCGTCCTCGACGACGATGGGCGGGACGGCTTCCGCATCCTCTATGTCAGTCCGCTCAAGGCGCTCATCAACGACCAGTACCGTCGGCTCGAGCCACTATGCGAGGCCTGCGATATCCCTCTCCATAAATGGCATGGCGACGTGTCTGCAGATGCCAAGTCGCGGGCGCGCAAGAATCCGAGCGGGGTCGTGTTGATCACGCCGGAATCGCTGGAGGCGCTCCTCGTCCGCCGGGGCAAGGAAATACGATTCCTGTTCTCCTCGCTGGAGGCCGTCGTCATCGATGAACTCCACGCGTTCATCGGGACCGAGCGGGGCATGCAGCTCCAGTCAATCCTCAATCGCATCGAGATCGAATGCGGGAGGGAGCGGATCGACCGTGTCGGCCTCTCGGCGACGCTCGGTGATATGCGGCTGGCCGCCGACGCGCTCCGACCCGCCGGCGGCGCGAACGTGGTGGTCATCGAGGGGAATGACGAAGGTAATGGCCTCAAGTTGCAGATCCGGGGATACTACGAAAAGGAAGAGGCGCCCAAGGACGACGGCGACGAGAACGACGAGGCCCCGCCCGACAAAGAGGCGGACGAACGGCACGGCATCCCGGAACGCCTGGCGGACGACCTCTTTCGTTTTCTGAGGGGGCACCGGAACCTGCTTTTCGGCGGCTCCCGGGAGCGGGTCGAGCTCTATGCGGATCGGCTCCGCCTCATGTGCGAGGAGAACCGCGTCCCGAACGAATTCTTTCCCCACCACGGCAGCCTGTCCAAGGCCGAACGCGAGGATGTCGAGCTCAGGCTCCGCGACGATCCCCGCCCGACGACGGCTGTCGCGACGACGACTTTGGAACTCGGCATCGATATCGGTGACGTGGAGTCCGTCGCTCAGATCGGACCGGGTTTCTCGGTGTCGTCGCTCAGGCAGCGCCTCGGCCGTTCGGGACGACGGGCAGGAAGCCCGGCCGTCATGCGGATGTTCGTCATCGAGCGCAATCCGGGTCGCGGACAGCATCCTCTCGAGCGCCTGAACCTCGGGCTTGTCCAATCGATCGCCATGATCGAATGCCTCAAGGACGGCTGGTGCGAGCCGCCTGCCCCGACCGGAGTGCATCTTTCGACACTCGTTCACCAAATTCTCGCGCTCATCCTCCAAAAGGGGGGCGTTTCACCGCAGGCCGCATGGAAAATCCTATGCGACCGGGGCCCCTTCAAGTCGGTGGATCGCACGACATTCGCCGATCTCCTGCGCTGCATGGCGTCTGAGGAGAACAAGCTCGTCGAGCAGTCCCCGGAGGGCTTGCTGATGATCGGGGAGTTCGGGGAAAGGATAACGGAGGCGCACGACTTCTACCCGGTGTTCTCGACGGAGCGGGAATACCGGATCATGCATGACGCCAGAACGCTAGGCACCTACCCGCTGGATTCGGCGATCAGGTCGGGGGAGACGCTGATTTTCGCCGGAAGGCGTTGGCAGGTCCTCGAGGTGGACGACGCCAGTCGGGTCATAACCGTGAAACCGACCCGGGGCGGCAAACCGCCGCGCTTCAGCGGTAATGTCGGTGGATTGCACGATCGCATAGCGCTGGAAATGAAGAGAGTGCTCGAAAGCAGCGAGCAGTACGCATACATCGACCGCGTCGCTGTGGAAATGTTGGGCAGCGCCCGGGCGTGTTTTGGTGAACTTGGGCTGGCCACGCGATCGATCCTGCCATACGCAGATGGCGCTCTGGTTCTGCCATGGATAGGAACGAGGAAGTTGAACACCCTGGCTCTCGCCTTCCTCTCGCGCGACTTCAGGACCGCGCAGTACCAGCACTCCCTCGAACTCCAGGACTGTGATCCCGAAGGCGTCAGTCAATGCCTCAAGCGGTGGGCAGCGGGCGATGTGCCGACGATCAACGCCCTGATGACCGGGGTGGCCCGGCCGAATCTCGCGCGCTTCGACAATCATCTTTCATGGGATTTAATGACGATGGTCACCGTTCGGGAGCGGCTTGATTATGGAGCTCTCCAAGAAATTGCCATTAGCCTTTGCGGCGACCACCAGGCCAAATCAGAGATGTAG
- a CDS encoding ATP-binding protein, which translates to MTTKPPAIKPRDRDTIISALRAGVVPRLGLQHIQVGRQREIDALIRDIRRVGEGGSSIRFVIGAYGAGKTFFLFLVRQIALQSKLAVCQADLSPDRRIHATNGQARSLYAELARSLSTRTAPDGGALRNILESYIQKATEKARATGVPIETAVKDGLGDIREMVAGYDFATVVAAYARGYEDGNGTLQDAALRWLRGEYTTKTEARQDLGVRTILDDASFYDGLRLLAKFVRVAGFGGLIVCLDELVNLYKLQSAQARKQNYEQILRILNDVLQGTTEGIGFILGGTPEFLLDTRRGLYSYEALQSRLAENSFAVNGLADYSGPVINLPSLTPEELFHLLERLRDVFAGGEPEKHLVPDDALVAFMEHCSNTIGDAYFRTPRNTVKAFVDLLAVLEQNPEVKWNDLLTRVEVSEDRQGADEAEIPVDADDGDDELATLRL; encoded by the coding sequence ATGACCACCAAGCCACCCGCCATCAAGCCGCGTGACCGCGACACAATCATCAGTGCGCTCCGCGCGGGTGTCGTCCCGAGGCTCGGCCTACAGCACATTCAGGTCGGACGTCAGCGCGAGATCGACGCGCTCATTCGTGACATACGCCGGGTGGGCGAAGGTGGATCGAGCATACGTTTCGTGATCGGCGCATACGGGGCTGGCAAGACGTTCTTCCTATTCCTTGTTCGGCAGATAGCCCTCCAGAGCAAGCTGGCCGTATGCCAGGCCGACTTGTCGCCCGACCGACGCATCCACGCGACCAACGGCCAGGCTCGCTCGCTCTATGCCGAGCTGGCAAGAAGCCTTTCGACCCGCACCGCTCCAGATGGCGGCGCGCTGCGTAACATTCTCGAAAGCTACATCCAGAAGGCAACTGAGAAAGCGCGCGCGACGGGCGTGCCGATCGAGACGGCTGTCAAGGACGGGCTCGGCGATATCCGCGAAATGGTTGCTGGCTACGACTTCGCGACGGTGGTCGCCGCTTACGCCCGCGGATATGAAGACGGGAATGGCACTCTCCAGGATGCTGCCCTCCGCTGGCTCCGGGGCGAGTACACGACCAAGACCGAAGCGCGGCAGGATCTCGGCGTCAGGACGATCCTCGACGACGCGTCCTTCTACGACGGCCTGAGGCTTCTGGCGAAATTCGTCAGGGTTGCCGGGTTCGGGGGGTTGATCGTCTGCCTTGATGAGCTGGTGAACCTCTACAAGCTGCAGAGCGCCCAGGCCCGGAAGCAGAACTACGAGCAGATCCTCCGCATCCTGAACGACGTGCTGCAGGGGACCACCGAAGGCATCGGCTTCATTCTCGGCGGAACGCCGGAGTTTCTGCTCGACACCCGCCGGGGTCTCTACTCCTACGAGGCGCTGCAGAGCAGGCTTGCCGAGAACAGCTTTGCAGTGAACGGCCTTGCCGACTATTCGGGACCCGTCATCAACCTTCCGAGCCTCACCCCGGAAGAACTGTTCCACCTGCTGGAAAGGCTTCGCGATGTGTTCGCAGGTGGCGAGCCGGAGAAGCATCTGGTCCCGGATGATGCTCTCGTCGCTTTCATGGAGCATTGTTCGAACACGATCGGCGACGCCTACTTCCGCACGCCTCGAAACACAGTGAAGGCGTTTGTGGACCTACTCGCGGTCCTGGAGCAGAACCCCGAGGTCAAGTGGAACGACCTGCTGACCCGTGTCGAAGTGAGCGAGGATCGCCAAGGCGCGGACGAGGCGGAAATCCCGGTGGATGCCGACGACGGGGACGACGAGCTTGCAACCCTCCGCCTTTGA
- a CDS encoding TerB N-terminal domain-containing protein, which translates to MTDITDRGQKTGVTHPPIPAQAGTLLNFHRAKAAEPKLAPPPPRTDASAAKMAGAEWISPGKSVTVSSVTILGGMFYLGGFLGKQGRLNENDNCLVDPGLTVGKGRDPAGVSMGYWPSYGGMSPEARRSYLEWLAGGRSNPDDYIGYVFLYFYGLERRLLLDVDASDTAAVLAEVRRLLDVYGHNGSFNRYATELLTAAELKSGEPSAQFIARVEPNGYEVPAAVKIALGIRVRDERPIEADLMLRFALTHPETSVRTPAKRVPSLLRELYLLEFAKLYPAGYRLKAGRTKKLKKQYQACSGSFNLEIKVLGGDIPDISDREEPIRIAQRVFNDCMEQLDDYSRTLGRLPGLQPNLLAISKLPEALRMTAAASLPGDPLAGLRRLADQSSETRIDRLAEQIGIEMGASPGKAKLRDLSQALSGFGIGATFDPAFAVKSSAGDDTAILFPISAPLPAVATDAYRTRQLSTMLGMVVGYADGDFHELERKALLDRIATSRDLSGDEKRRLEADIRLNEKDPARLDDWLKRLKDVPERARDAVAAELVALASADGDLHADEVRKLEAIFKRMGIDQKSLYERLHAGNSATHTAGPTSAPSAPSSKTAPSPSPTSIDLSRLQSIRLETRVTSNVLADIFVDEEEEAVALVLETPVEATQSELFEGLEQRYGAFLSEILQRASWSKDDFEHLARDASLMPGAAKEAINDWALDRFDELMIEGDDELDINSHLLPTPPTSPAAIKESMPA; encoded by the coding sequence TTGACCGATATTACCGATCGGGGGCAAAAGACTGGCGTAACTCACCCCCCGATACCCGCCCAGGCGGGAACCCTGCTGAATTTCCATCGTGCAAAGGCGGCCGAACCAAAGCTGGCACCCCCTCCCCCAAGGACGGACGCCTCTGCCGCCAAAATGGCCGGAGCCGAATGGATTTCGCCGGGCAAGTCCGTCACCGTCTCTTCAGTCACGATATTGGGCGGAATGTTCTATCTCGGAGGCTTTCTCGGAAAGCAGGGAAGGCTGAACGAAAACGATAACTGTCTGGTCGATCCTGGGCTAACCGTGGGAAAAGGCCGCGATCCGGCGGGTGTATCCATGGGATACTGGCCATCATATGGCGGGATGTCCCCGGAAGCCAGAAGGTCCTATCTGGAATGGTTGGCAGGCGGCAGGTCGAATCCAGACGACTACATCGGTTACGTCTTCCTCTACTTCTACGGCCTCGAACGGCGGCTGCTCCTCGACGTCGATGCCTCCGATACAGCCGCCGTGCTGGCGGAGGTCAGGCGACTTCTCGATGTTTACGGCCATAACGGCTCTTTCAACCGTTATGCCACGGAGTTGCTGACCGCAGCCGAACTCAAGAGCGGTGAGCCCTCCGCCCAATTTATCGCCAGGGTCGAGCCTAACGGCTATGAGGTCCCCGCTGCGGTCAAGATCGCCCTCGGTATCCGGGTCCGGGACGAACGTCCGATCGAGGCTGATCTGATGCTTCGGTTCGCGCTGACCCATCCGGAGACTAGCGTCCGCACGCCAGCAAAACGCGTCCCCTCTCTGTTGCGAGAACTCTACCTTCTGGAATTCGCGAAGCTCTATCCGGCGGGCTACCGGCTGAAGGCCGGACGGACGAAGAAGCTCAAGAAGCAATACCAGGCCTGCAGCGGAAGCTTCAATCTCGAAATCAAGGTCCTCGGCGGAGACATTCCGGACATCAGCGACCGGGAAGAGCCGATCCGGATAGCGCAACGGGTCTTCAACGACTGCATGGAGCAGCTCGACGATTACAGCCGCACTCTTGGACGTCTCCCCGGTCTGCAGCCGAATTTGCTCGCCATATCCAAGCTCCCCGAGGCTCTGCGGATGACGGCCGCCGCGAGTTTGCCGGGCGATCCCCTGGCGGGCCTCCGACGTCTCGCCGACCAATCCTCCGAAACACGTATTGACCGTCTCGCCGAGCAGATAGGCATCGAGATGGGGGCCAGCCCCGGCAAGGCCAAGCTCCGGGATCTAAGCCAGGCCCTTTCTGGTTTCGGAATTGGTGCGACCTTCGATCCGGCGTTTGCCGTGAAGTCGTCGGCAGGTGATGACACAGCGATCCTGTTTCCGATCTCGGCCCCCCTCCCTGCGGTGGCAACCGACGCCTACCGTACCCGACAGCTCTCGACGATGCTTGGGATGGTCGTCGGATATGCCGACGGCGATTTTCACGAATTGGAACGAAAAGCGCTCCTTGACCGGATTGCGACCTCCAGAGACCTGTCCGGAGATGAAAAGCGGAGGCTGGAAGCAGATATCCGGCTGAATGAAAAGGACCCCGCACGCCTCGATGACTGGCTCAAACGCCTGAAAGACGTCCCCGAACGCGCCCGGGACGCTGTCGCCGCCGAACTGGTCGCGCTCGCGTCCGCCGATGGCGACCTGCACGCCGACGAGGTCAGGAAACTCGAGGCGATCTTCAAAAGGATGGGGATCGACCAGAAGTCTCTCTACGAGCGTCTTCACGCGGGAAACAGCGCGACACATACAGCCGGGCCCACATCGGCGCCTTCCGCCCCCTCATCGAAAACGGCGCCCTCCCCTTCGCCGACAAGCATCGACCTATCTAGACTTCAGAGCATCCGCTTGGAAACACGGGTTACCTCGAACGTCCTCGCCGACATTTTCGTCGACGAAGAGGAAGAAGCAGTCGCTTTGGTCCTAGAGACCCCGGTAGAAGCCACGCAAAGCGAGCTCTTCGAAGGTCTCGAACAGCGATACGGGGCTTTCCTATCGGAAATCCTTCAGCGTGCAAGCTGGTCGAAAGACGATTTCGAACATCTGGCCCGAGACGCTTCCCTGATGCCTGGCGCGGCGAAGGAAGCGATCAACGATTGGGCGCTCGACCGTTTCGACGAACTCATGATCGAAGGCGACGATGAACTGGACATCAACAGCCATCTGCTTCCCACACCTCCGACAAGTCCAGCAGCTATCAAAGAAAGCATGCCCGCATGA
- a CDS encoding peptidoglycan-binding protein, with translation MRDIQKALVDKGFKPGVPDGVWGKRSIAALRAYQTANGLAPTGVADPATIDRLFPTPPAIEDQKTAVAGSESENVTPLPKVPEVQTKPLGPIDGSAFSTVEIAMPLQQPQSARQVDSVEPTAEGARGDALAPRSSTASSDGKNSSWNLALAGLAVGGVLLFWRRRKQRRQVASAKGMPTAPDSDATTELIWDKDAFRVLTEQSTSPYQDRRPSMDAHNRHVTDWIKANASKAKPCPLARMTT, from the coding sequence GTGCGTGATATCCAGAAGGCGTTGGTTGACAAGGGCTTCAAGCCGGGCGTTCCTGATGGCGTGTGGGGCAAGAGATCCATCGCGGCACTACGTGCGTACCAGACGGCAAACGGCTTGGCTCCCACCGGCGTGGCGGACCCGGCGACGATCGACCGCCTTTTCCCAACCCCTCCGGCGATAGAAGATCAAAAAACCGCAGTTGCTGGCTCGGAGTCGGAAAACGTAACACCACTACCAAAGGTCCCGGAAGTCCAAACCAAGCCTCTCGGTCCTATTGACGGCTCCGCTTTCAGCACGGTTGAAATCGCCATGCCTTTGCAGCAACCTCAGAGTGCGCGGCAGGTCGACAGCGTTGAGCCGACGGCCGAAGGTGCGCGCGGCGATGCCCTTGCTCCCCGGTCATCGACGGCTTCGTCTGACGGCAAGAACTCGTCCTGGAACTTGGCGCTTGCCGGTCTGGCCGTCGGCGGCGTCTTGTTGTTCTGGAGAAGACGGAAGCAAAGGCGGCAGGTCGCTAGCGCGAAGGGCATGCCCACCGCTCCTGACAGCGACGCCACGACAGAACTGATATGGGACAAGGACGCATTTCGGGTCCTGACGGAGCAGTCCACCTCGCCGTATCAGGACCGCAGGCCGTCAATGGACGCGCACAACAGACACGTCACCGACTGGATCAAAGCGAACGCATCCAAAGCGAAACCCTGTCCGCTGGCGAGAATGACGACTTGA